One genomic region from Spirosoma sp. KCTC 42546 encodes:
- a CDS encoding DUF433 domain-containing protein: MHNYQEYISLNPAIRFGKPCIKGTRIAIQDILSWLASGMTNDEILDDFPELTLDDIRAALAFAADSERRTRLIAA, from the coding sequence ATGCATAATTATCAGGAGTACATCAGTTTAAATCCAGCAATTCGTTTCGGCAAGCCTTGTATCAAAGGTACTCGTATTGCTATACAGGATATCCTAAGCTGGCTGGCATCGGGCATGACGAATGACGAGATTCTGGACGACTTCCCAGAATTAACACTCGATGACATTCGGGCAGCACTAGCCTTTGCCGCTGATAGCGAGCGCCGTACCCGTTTGATAGCTGCCTAA
- a CDS encoding AAA family ATPase — MKKVLILVGLSGSGKTTFARQFCTENPNWLRVNRDDLRRSLLSVALDEYWQTWPEREKDRIENLVNELQKTAILDGLARGWHILIDNTNLKLSYINQLRKLLASHFDEVEIQYRLMETPIDECIQRDQNRFGVVGEAVIRKQAERLVALKRNFKFQTEVLTRDPVFQRLQDESLPRCVLVDIDGTVATMRDRIHGGRYPFDWHRVGEDLPKWPIINLVKALRASGYTIVFFSGRDAVCRTETMAWINQYFGWQFPDYELFMRPQGNNSKDATIKYELFEQHILGQYYVELVIDDRQQVVDMWRRQLGLTCVQVNYGDF, encoded by the coding sequence ATGAAAAAAGTTCTCATCTTGGTTGGCCTGAGTGGAAGTGGAAAAACAACCTTTGCCCGCCAATTCTGCACCGAAAACCCGAACTGGTTACGCGTAAACAGGGATGACCTTCGCCGAAGTCTATTGTCTGTTGCACTCGACGAATACTGGCAAACCTGGCCTGAGCGCGAAAAAGACCGGATTGAAAACCTCGTTAATGAGCTACAGAAAACGGCAATCCTGGACGGTTTGGCACGGGGCTGGCATATATTGATCGACAATACAAACCTGAAACTGAGTTACATCAATCAACTCCGAAAATTGCTCGCCAGCCATTTCGATGAAGTTGAAATCCAGTATCGACTAATGGAGACGCCTATAGACGAATGCATCCAGCGCGACCAGAACCGATTTGGCGTAGTAGGAGAGGCTGTCATTCGCAAACAGGCAGAACGACTTGTAGCCCTGAAACGGAATTTCAAGTTCCAGACCGAAGTTCTGACGCGAGATCCTGTTTTTCAACGGCTTCAGGACGAGTCCTTACCCCGTTGCGTATTGGTGGATATTGACGGCACAGTAGCTACCATGAGAGACCGAATCCACGGCGGTCGCTACCCCTTTGACTGGCATCGCGTAGGGGAGGATTTACCCAAATGGCCGATTATAAACTTAGTGAAAGCCTTGCGGGCATCGGGGTATACGATTGTATTCTTTTCGGGCCGGGATGCTGTTTGTCGCACTGAAACAATGGCGTGGATTAATCAATATTTTGGCTGGCAGTTTCCTGACTACGAGTTATTTATGCGCCCCCAGGGCAACAATAGCAAAGACGCTACCATCAAATACGAACTGTTTGAACAGCACATTCTTGGCCAGTACTACGTCGAACTCGTAATAGACGACCGCCAGCAGGTAGTGGATATGTGGCGACGTCAGTTGGGTTTAACTTGTGTGCAGGTGAATTATGGGGATTTTTAG
- a CDS encoding PIN domain-containing protein yields the protein MNQYILDANILFSGVISQKVIYRIIFGEKTNVFYTPDFVLAELNGYRKVFLKKSAIKGTDLKEFTLFLFSKIIVVPDYIITPESYEQAEKLVADIDPKDVAYVALSIELDAILLTRDKPLYDGLKAKDFMRIQLFNDFITEQVTAEE from the coding sequence ATGAATCAATACATATTAGACGCCAATATTCTGTTTAGTGGAGTTATTAGTCAGAAGGTAATTTATCGAATTATATTCGGAGAGAAAACGAATGTTTTTTATACACCCGATTTTGTCTTGGCTGAACTAAATGGGTATCGCAAGGTCTTTCTCAAAAAATCAGCTATTAAGGGGACAGATTTAAAAGAGTTTACGCTCTTTCTGTTCTCTAAGATCATTGTTGTGCCCGATTATATAATCACACCGGAATCATACGAACAGGCAGAAAAATTGGTGGCTGACATTGATCCTAAAGACGTAGCTTATGTGGCACTAAGTATTGAATTAGATGCTATTTTGCTAACTCGTGATAAGCCATTGTATGATGGATTGAAGGCAAAAGATTTTATGCGAATCCAGCTATTTAACGACTTCATTACTGAACAGGTCACTGCTGAAGAATAA
- a CDS encoding nitrilase-related carbon-nitrogen hydrolase translates to MKLLKVAAGVLNQIPLAWEHNKKNIINAIEEAQRQNVSLLCLTELCISGYGCEDAFFAQNTIDQSIASLLEIVDYTNDIAVAVGLPLRHNNRTYDTACLIANKRILGFAVKQNLANNGVHYETRWFQPWNPYVRDEIKIGDFSYPFGDLVFDLSGIRVGFEICEDAWVANRPGRMLYERGIDIILNPTASHFAFLKSQVRERFVVDASRAFGVSYVYSNMLGNEAGRMIYDGDAMVASNGELLVSGPRLSYEDFLIVPAVVDVELTRLNQTQSRGNIALAYPNLRVSDRFDWPDISPVIQKAELEAWERGGYLKEEEFARAVALGLFDYLRKSRSQGYVLSLSGGADSSAIAALVFLMIRMAEQNLGLEGVKKKLGYIKAIQKCESPEAMVGKLLTVMYQGTENSSDDTFNSAKELAEDIGATFMNININGLVETYRELIEAQLGRKLSWDTDDLALQNIQARVRAPGIWMMANLNNSLLLSTSNRSEAAVGYATMDGDTAGSISPITGIDKHFLRGWLRWLETVGLNVKNESTPADRTGSVMEPTASDHLIKVKGLHAVNNLQPTAELRPLDKKQTDEDDLMAYDVLNSIEEAAIRDKQPPVEVLKLVEVRYAGRYDREKLLVWVERFFKLWSRNQWKRERYAPSFHLDDHNLDPRSWCRFPILSGGFEKELADMRDWANEQKPNSRKGKIGF, encoded by the coding sequence ATGAAACTCCTTAAAGTAGCCGCTGGTGTTCTCAATCAAATCCCACTTGCCTGGGAGCATAATAAGAAAAACATTATCAATGCCATTGAGGAAGCCCAGCGGCAAAATGTGAGCCTGCTGTGCCTGACCGAATTGTGTATTTCGGGCTATGGTTGCGAGGACGCATTCTTTGCCCAGAACACCATCGATCAATCCATTGCCTCCCTGCTGGAGATCGTCGACTATACCAACGACATCGCCGTAGCCGTGGGCTTGCCACTACGCCATAACAACCGTACGTACGACACCGCCTGCCTGATCGCCAACAAGCGAATCCTGGGCTTTGCCGTGAAGCAGAACCTGGCCAATAACGGTGTTCATTACGAAACGCGCTGGTTTCAGCCCTGGAACCCCTACGTGCGGGACGAGATAAAAATCGGCGATTTCTCCTATCCCTTTGGCGATCTGGTCTTCGACCTGTCGGGTATCCGAGTTGGGTTCGAGATCTGCGAAGATGCCTGGGTGGCTAACCGGCCGGGACGGATGCTGTACGAACGGGGTATCGATATTATCCTGAACCCGACGGCCAGCCACTTTGCCTTCCTGAAATCGCAGGTGCGCGAGCGGTTCGTGGTCGATGCCTCACGGGCGTTTGGTGTTAGCTACGTGTACAGCAACATGCTGGGAAATGAAGCCGGTCGGATGATTTACGATGGCGATGCCATGGTAGCGTCCAATGGCGAATTACTGGTGTCAGGGCCGCGCTTGAGTTACGAGGATTTTCTGATTGTTCCGGCCGTTGTTGATGTTGAACTCACGCGCCTGAATCAGACACAAAGTCGTGGGAATATCGCCCTTGCCTACCCAAACTTACGCGTATCGGATCGGTTCGACTGGCCCGATATTTCGCCCGTTATCCAGAAAGCCGAACTTGAAGCGTGGGAGCGGGGTGGTTATCTGAAGGAAGAAGAATTTGCCCGAGCGGTTGCCCTGGGTCTGTTCGATTACCTGCGGAAGAGTCGCTCGCAAGGCTACGTACTGTCGCTGAGTGGAGGAGCTGACTCGTCGGCCATTGCTGCGCTGGTTTTCCTGATGATTCGGATGGCAGAACAGAACCTTGGGCTGGAAGGCGTTAAGAAAAAACTCGGCTACATCAAAGCCATTCAGAAGTGCGAATCGCCGGAAGCGATGGTCGGTAAATTGCTGACGGTTATGTATCAGGGCACCGAAAACTCGTCGGACGATACGTTCAATTCGGCCAAAGAACTGGCGGAGGATATCGGGGCAACCTTTATGAATATTAACATCAACGGCCTGGTCGAAACCTACCGGGAGTTGATTGAGGCTCAGCTAGGGCGAAAACTGTCGTGGGATACCGATGATCTGGCGCTGCAAAATATACAGGCGCGGGTGCGGGCTCCGGGCATCTGGATGATGGCGAACCTCAACAATTCGTTGCTATTGAGTACGTCGAACCGCTCCGAAGCCGCTGTTGGCTATGCCACCATGGACGGCGACACTGCGGGGAGTATTTCGCCCATTACGGGCATCGACAAGCATTTTCTGCGGGGCTGGCTGCGCTGGCTCGAAACGGTTGGCCTGAACGTGAAAAACGAATCGACCCCCGCCGACCGCACTGGTTCGGTGATGGAGCCAACCGCATCCGATCACCTAATCAAAGTGAAGGGCCTGCACGCCGTCAATAACCTGCAACCCACCGCCGAACTCCGTCCGCTAGACAAAAAACAAACCGACGAAGACGACCTGATGGCCTACGATGTGTTGAACTCCATTGAAGAAGCCGCCATTCGCGATAAGCAGCCGCCCGTTGAGGTGTTAAAGCTTGTCGAGGTTCGGTACGCAGGCCGTTATGATCGGGAGAAGTTGTTGGTCTGGGTTGAGCGCTTTTTCAAACTGTGGAGCCGCAACCAGTGGAAGCGCGAACGCTACGCCCCTTCGTTCCACCTCGACGACCACAACCTCGATCCGCGTTCGTGGTGCCGTTTCCCGATTCTGTCGGGTGGTTTCGAGAAAGAACTCGCCGACATGCGCGACTGGGCCAACGAGCAGAAGCCCAATAGCCGAAAAGGTAAGATTGGGTTTTAG
- a CDS encoding DUF5615 family PIN-like protein: protein MFCLHVTRTGLPIPAKDIAIWQWARINNRTIVTNDDDYYNLANTYGFPPKVILLRMGNQ from the coding sequence TTGTTTTGTTTACACGTTACCCGAACAGGTCTGCCAATCCCTGCTAAAGATATAGCAATCTGGCAATGGGCACGGATCAACAACCGAACCATCGTCACGAATGATGACGACTACTACAATCTGGCCAATACGTATGGCTTTCCTCCGAAAGTTATTTTATTACGAATGGGCAATCAGTAG
- a CDS encoding DUF433 domain-containing protein: protein MIDVKWQDYITADPAIMVGKPIVKGTRITVELVVEKLGYGESVEEILEDYPHLTREAIYACLRFAAHTVHTKRSRKSVA from the coding sequence ATGATAGATGTGAAATGGCAGGATTATATCACCGCTGACCCCGCTATTATGGTTGGTAAGCCTATTGTTAAAGGTACCCGAATTACGGTAGAGCTGGTTGTTGAAAAGTTGGGCTATGGAGAAAGTGTTGAAGAGATACTCGAAGATTATCCACACCTCACTCGTGAAGCTATCTATGCTTGCCTGCGGTTTGCAGCGCACACGGTCCATACGAAACGAAGTCGTAAATCAGTCGCATGA
- a CDS encoding glycosyl hydrolase: protein MKKITFLAWLLPALAFAQPSPLQKGFQVPPNSAKPRVWWHWMNGNITKEGITKDLEWMNRVGIGGFQNFDASLFTPAVTPKKLVFMTPDWKDAFKHTTDLAEKLGLEMAIAGSPGWSVTGGPWVPASDAMKKYVWSETRITGGQAYSGKLPQPPTTTGKFQNVALAPDMLSQSAGKLSEYYADAAVIAYRLPASEKPVASLNPKITSSGGAFSLAELTDGDLATTKLLPPMEVGQDMWLQYEFESPQTIKAFTIVGSAAAGELAEFRGMPDNRMLKVSDDGVNFRDVVIIRGSTIPQSTMGILPTTAKYFRFTFKTEKPEGNGFAAMMGGSAEPGKPQGVPVAELVLHNTDRIDLFEQKAGFSPWKESTHSLVKPGADAIPTQDVVDLTSKMGADGTLNWTAPAGNWIVMRLGYSITGRKNHPASPEATGLEVDKLDKVAVRKYIDTYLDMYKDATGGQMGAKGLQYMVLDSYEAGHMTWTKAMPDEFQKRRGYDIKPWLPVLTGRVVKSAEDSEKFLWDFRKTIGELIVENHYEVIGDALHARGMKRYTESHENGRIYLADGMDVKRKADIPMSAMWTPGSLAGGANEEVRSEADIREAASVAHIYGQNLVAAESMTSIQNAFSWHPEKLKRTADLEMASGLNRFVVHTSVHQPLDDKKPGFSLGPFGQYFTRQETWAEQASAWTGYLGRSCFLLQQGKPVVDVLYYYGENNNITQAFAQKLPAIPAGYEFDFANSTVVKSALRIEGGKIITPSGQQYRLFVLDSSARTMTLPVLKKLAELVKSGMKVAGVKPERSPSLTDNASEFTSLVNQIWSNPNVSTKPVETVLQGMSIPKDVDISGAKAKILYVHRQTTDRDGGPSDLYWLDSRSEAPNEATISFRVTGKVPELWNPETGKTEMVSYQIKDGRTSIPLKFESWGAYFIVFRNKATVASYTKPVVTESPVASVTGAWKVNFQEGRGAPQQTTLNTLGSLTDNADPGIKYFSGTAAYDNTFEVAKVTKNASYILDLGEVKNIAEVIINGKKVGTVWKKPFRIDITEALKAGNNTVQVKVTNLWVNRLIGDAQPGVTNKITFTTLPFYKADAPVLPSGLLGPVRVLEATPATVTAQVKR, encoded by the coding sequence ATGAAGAAGATCACCTTTCTGGCCTGGCTGCTACCGGCGTTAGCGTTTGCGCAGCCTTCGCCCCTTCAAAAGGGCTTTCAAGTCCCCCCTAATTCGGCCAAGCCCCGCGTGTGGTGGCACTGGATGAACGGCAACATCACTAAAGAGGGTATTACCAAAGACCTTGAATGGATGAACCGAGTTGGCATTGGTGGGTTTCAAAACTTCGACGCCAGCCTGTTTACGCCAGCCGTGACGCCCAAAAAGCTGGTGTTCATGACCCCCGACTGGAAAGATGCCTTTAAACACACCACTGATCTGGCTGAGAAGCTTGGCCTTGAAATGGCCATTGCCGGTTCGCCGGGCTGGAGCGTAACGGGTGGTCCCTGGGTGCCCGCCAGCGATGCCATGAAAAAGTACGTCTGGTCTGAAACACGAATAACAGGTGGTCAGGCCTACTCGGGTAAACTGCCCCAGCCGCCAACCACAACAGGCAAATTCCAGAATGTGGCGCTAGCTCCCGATATGCTCAGCCAATCAGCAGGTAAGTTGTCAGAATACTATGCTGATGCCGCCGTAATTGCTTATCGCTTGCCAGCCTCTGAGAAACCTGTGGCGTCACTGAATCCGAAAATTACATCGAGTGGCGGTGCGTTCAGCCTGGCCGAATTGACCGACGGTGACCTGGCTACGACTAAATTACTTCCACCCATGGAAGTTGGGCAGGATATGTGGCTGCAATACGAATTTGAGAGCCCACAAACGATTAAGGCGTTTACTATTGTAGGCTCTGCTGCAGCCGGTGAACTGGCTGAATTCAGAGGCATGCCCGACAACCGGATGCTGAAGGTGAGCGATGATGGAGTTAACTTTCGGGATGTTGTCATTATCCGGGGCAGTACAATTCCTCAAAGCACCATGGGAATCCTGCCTACCACGGCCAAATACTTCCGGTTTACATTTAAAACCGAGAAGCCCGAAGGGAATGGGTTTGCGGCCATGATGGGCGGTAGTGCTGAACCCGGCAAACCGCAGGGCGTACCCGTAGCTGAACTAGTATTGCACAATACCGACCGCATAGATTTATTCGAGCAAAAAGCGGGCTTCAGCCCCTGGAAAGAAAGTACTCACTCACTGGTAAAACCCGGAGCGGATGCCATTCCTACGCAGGATGTAGTGGATTTGACGTCGAAAATGGGCGCTGACGGTACGTTGAACTGGACTGCCCCCGCCGGTAACTGGATTGTGATGCGACTAGGCTATTCGATTACGGGTCGGAAAAACCACCCTGCTTCGCCCGAAGCTACAGGGCTGGAAGTTGATAAGCTCGATAAAGTGGCTGTCAGAAAATACATCGACACCTATCTGGACATGTACAAAGATGCCACCGGAGGCCAAATGGGTGCCAAGGGGCTTCAATACATGGTTCTGGATAGCTACGAAGCGGGTCATATGACCTGGACCAAGGCCATGCCCGACGAGTTCCAGAAACGACGCGGTTATGACATCAAGCCCTGGCTTCCAGTGCTGACGGGCCGTGTTGTGAAGAGCGCTGAAGACAGTGAGAAATTTCTGTGGGATTTTCGCAAGACCATCGGCGAACTGATCGTCGAAAATCATTATGAAGTAATCGGCGATGCACTGCACGCACGGGGTATGAAACGCTACACCGAGTCGCATGAAAACGGCCGAATTTATTTAGCCGACGGCATGGACGTGAAGCGCAAGGCCGATATTCCCATGTCGGCCATGTGGACGCCGGGTAGTCTGGCTGGTGGTGCCAACGAGGAAGTTCGCAGCGAAGCCGACATTCGGGAAGCCGCTTCGGTGGCGCACATCTATGGGCAGAACCTGGTAGCGGCTGAGTCGATGACATCCATTCAAAATGCATTTAGCTGGCACCCCGAGAAACTAAAACGTACCGCCGATCTGGAAATGGCGTCGGGTCTGAATCGATTTGTGGTCCATACGTCGGTACACCAGCCGCTGGACGATAAGAAGCCCGGCTTTTCGCTCGGGCCCTTTGGTCAGTACTTTACCCGGCAGGAAACCTGGGCTGAACAGGCCAGCGCCTGGACGGGCTACCTGGGCCGAAGCTGCTTTTTACTACAACAGGGCAAACCCGTTGTCGATGTACTGTATTACTACGGCGAGAACAACAACATTACACAGGCGTTTGCCCAAAAATTACCTGCCATCCCGGCTGGTTATGAGTTTGACTTTGCCAATTCCACCGTTGTAAAGAGTGCTCTGCGCATAGAAGGAGGAAAGATTATAACGCCAAGTGGGCAGCAATACCGTTTGTTCGTGCTGGATTCATCGGCGAGAACAATGACCCTGCCTGTTCTGAAAAAACTGGCCGAGCTGGTTAAGTCCGGTATGAAAGTGGCTGGTGTTAAACCCGAACGCTCGCCCAGCCTGACCGACAATGCATCGGAGTTTACGTCGCTGGTGAACCAGATCTGGAGCAACCCGAACGTATCGACCAAGCCCGTGGAGACTGTATTACAGGGCATGAGTATTCCGAAAGATGTAGACATATCCGGCGCGAAAGCAAAGATACTGTACGTACACCGCCAAACCACCGACCGCGACGGCGGACCGTCGGACCTCTACTGGCTCGACAGTCGTAGCGAAGCCCCAAATGAAGCTACGATTAGCTTCCGGGTAACAGGTAAAGTGCCGGAGTTATGGAACCCTGAAACGGGTAAAACGGAAATGGTATCGTATCAGATCAAAGACGGGCGAACGAGTATACCGCTCAAGTTTGAGTCGTGGGGCGCTTACTTTATCGTCTTCCGTAACAAGGCAACGGTCGCTTCGTACACCAAACCTGTCGTTACAGAATCACCTGTAGCCAGTGTAACTGGTGCCTGGAAGGTTAATTTTCAGGAGGGACGAGGTGCCCCTCAACAGACCACGTTGAACACACTTGGGTCATTGACCGACAATGCCGACCCAGGTATTAAATACTTCTCCGGTACAGCCGCTTACGACAACACATTTGAGGTAGCGAAGGTGACTAAAAATGCGTCCTACATTCTTGATCTGGGCGAGGTGAAGAATATCGCTGAGGTGATCATCAATGGTAAAAAAGTGGGTACTGTCTGGAAGAAGCCCTTCCGTATCGACATCACGGAGGCTTTGAAAGCAGGCAACAACACGGTTCAGGTGAAGGTCACGAACCTGTGGGTCAATCGCCTGATTGGGGATGCCCAGCCAGGCGTAACGAACAAGATTACGTTTACCACCCTGCCGTTCTACAAGGCAGATGCACCTGTACTACCATCAGGTCTGCTAGGACCCGTTCGCGTACTGGAAGCGACGCCAGCTACCGTAACGGCGCAGGTAAAACGATAA
- a CDS encoding DUF5615 family PIN-like protein, which translates to MIELLADENVEGRVIRLLRSEGYTVTSIQETLGGVADETVLKTAVSSATVLLTGDSDFGKLHFQKGHIHSGILFYRLPKITSEEKGQIILRTLRDYSDKLINAFTVVTAKKVRIRKL; encoded by the coding sequence ATGATCGAGTTGCTGGCTGACGAAAATGTAGAAGGCAGAGTTATCCGCTTATTGCGTTCTGAAGGGTATACGGTAACGTCGATTCAGGAAACACTAGGTGGGGTTGCTGATGAAACTGTACTTAAAACAGCTGTTTCGTCGGCAACTGTTTTATTGACCGGCGACAGTGATTTTGGTAAACTACATTTTCAAAAAGGGCATATTCATAGTGGTATTCTGTTTTATCGCTTGCCCAAAATAACATCCGAAGAAAAAGGGCAAATTATTTTGAGAACATTGCGAGACTACAGTGATAAATTAATCAACGCATTCACTGTTGTAACAGCTAAAAAAGTACGTATTCGGAAATTATAG
- a CDS encoding DEAD/DEAH box helicase, with amino-acid sequence MAQSLFDQFRRHPTTSQFAPAAKVEALRVQICFDADGSYLRIVNERGEVVEPDYQGYSGALRNLLRAMQQLRERNGFVIDWENPSAELYLHQYDYLLDYVRHCPVVVDERNKPITFVNFSDASSLGELRLQIKSNAEDGATDKPTAETLEASVRLFVDGQYEADFLLINERNVLSAGRVVEISEVGPAFNRVPLFDTSLAVSDLTKYLSLALSNLDNVLVEYEDYRLLTTGTEPIMAQPCLIFEKIDADQSLYVRVTQQLPQTDAGFLDEFDLYRYADINPLERTISIRIVERQSLNRLIDTVSQLIEKHTVKEKGRRKSQGQYIVEGNLFVLPQDVAGAFIYQELPQLLETFQLFGAEKLKQYRISTYPPRLNLNLSHGIDFLEGDATVSFGEQQLGLLDVIRQYNQQRYVQLSDSSHALVNETYIRKLERLFQKSKKDKVKLSFFDLPLAEGLLDEAVADATFKKSRAFFAGFNELADKKPRLAAVNATLRPYQKRGVQWLEHLHDYQLNGCLADDMGLGKTLQTITLLSRFYPKESLPTLVVMPKSLLFNWQKEVERFNPQLTTYTYYADHRDLDVACEHQLIFTTYALLRNDIEKFRERAFFYVILDESQNIKNLQSQASRAVVLLQAKHRLALSGTPIENNLSELYSLFRFLNPAMFGSAEQFGHNYLTPIQKHNDPDVIDELRKKIYPFVLRRLKKNVLTELPDKIEQVLYIEMSDVQRRFYEQRRQFYKENIEKQIAEKGLEQSQFFVFQAFNELRQIASIPEAKSGGNIESPKIEMLVEQLTDAAANGHKMLVFVNYLAALERIGEQLDAQGIDYVSMSGSTRDRQRLVERFQTDSTCKVFLMTLKTGGTGLNLTAADMVFIFDPWWNKAAENQAIDRSHRIGQNRKVMAYKMITQGTIEEKIMELQQKKAELFNAVISADASALKSFSESDITFMLE; translated from the coding sequence ATGGCTCAATCGCTTTTCGATCAGTTTCGACGGCATCCGACAACCTCCCAATTTGCGCCAGCCGCCAAAGTTGAAGCTCTGCGTGTACAGATTTGTTTCGATGCAGATGGGAGCTACCTTAGGATTGTCAATGAGCGGGGAGAAGTGGTCGAACCCGATTATCAGGGGTACAGCGGGGCGTTGCGAAATTTGCTCCGGGCCATGCAGCAACTCCGCGAACGCAATGGCTTTGTGATCGACTGGGAAAACCCGTCGGCCGAGTTGTACCTGCATCAGTACGACTACCTGCTCGATTATGTGCGCCACTGCCCCGTAGTGGTCGATGAACGAAATAAGCCCATTACGTTTGTCAATTTCTCCGATGCATCTAGTTTAGGGGAGTTGCGACTCCAGATCAAATCAAACGCAGAGGACGGAGCCACCGATAAGCCAACTGCTGAAACGCTGGAGGCTAGTGTTCGCCTGTTTGTCGATGGGCAGTACGAGGCTGATTTTCTGCTGATTAACGAGCGAAACGTCCTGTCGGCGGGGCGGGTGGTTGAGATCAGCGAAGTAGGCCCGGCCTTCAACCGGGTGCCGCTGTTCGATACGTCGCTGGCGGTTTCTGACCTGACAAAATACCTCTCGCTGGCCCTGTCGAATCTTGACAATGTGCTGGTTGAGTACGAGGACTATCGCTTGCTCACGACGGGCACGGAGCCGATTATGGCCCAGCCCTGCCTGATTTTTGAGAAAATCGACGCCGACCAATCGCTCTATGTTCGTGTAACACAGCAATTGCCTCAGACCGATGCCGGATTCCTGGACGAGTTTGATTTGTATCGGTATGCCGATATTAACCCCCTCGAACGAACCATTTCCATTCGGATTGTGGAGCGCCAGTCACTCAATCGACTTATCGATACGGTTAGCCAACTGATTGAGAAGCATACGGTTAAGGAGAAGGGTCGGAGGAAATCGCAGGGGCAGTACATTGTAGAGGGTAACTTGTTTGTGTTGCCGCAGGATGTAGCCGGTGCGTTTATCTACCAGGAATTGCCCCAACTACTGGAAACCTTCCAGTTGTTCGGGGCCGAGAAACTGAAGCAATACCGGATTAGTACCTACCCGCCCCGGCTGAATCTGAACCTGAGTCACGGCATCGACTTTCTGGAAGGTGATGCTACTGTTAGCTTCGGCGAGCAGCAACTTGGGTTGCTCGATGTGATTCGGCAATACAACCAGCAGCGGTACGTACAACTGTCCGACAGCAGTCACGCGCTCGTGAACGAAACCTATATCCGTAAGCTCGAACGACTCTTTCAGAAAAGTAAAAAAGATAAAGTCAAACTCTCGTTTTTCGATTTGCCACTGGCCGAAGGGCTTCTGGATGAAGCTGTTGCCGACGCGACATTCAAGAAATCCCGCGCCTTTTTTGCGGGTTTCAACGAACTGGCCGACAAGAAACCCCGACTGGCAGCGGTAAATGCTACCTTGCGACCGTATCAGAAACGGGGCGTTCAATGGCTCGAACACCTGCATGACTACCAGCTCAACGGCTGTCTGGCCGATGATATGGGACTGGGTAAAACCCTGCAAACCATCACCTTACTTTCGCGATTTTATCCGAAAGAATCGCTACCCACGCTGGTCGTCATGCCCAAAAGTCTGCTGTTCAACTGGCAGAAGGAAGTAGAACGGTTCAATCCTCAGCTGACCACCTACACCTATTACGCCGACCACCGTGATCTGGACGTAGCCTGCGAGCATCAGCTCATTTTTACGACCTACGCCCTGCTGCGGAACGACATCGAAAAGTTTCGGGAGCGGGCTTTCTTTTACGTGATTCTGGACGAATCGCAAAATATCAAAAACCTACAGTCGCAGGCGAGCCGGGCGGTGGTGCTGCTCCAGGCCAAACACCGGTTGGCCCTCAGCGGTACGCCCATCGAAAATAACCTGTCGGAACTCTATTCGCTGTTTCGGTTTCTGAACCCAGCCATGTTCGGGTCGGCGGAACAGTTTGGCCATAATTACCTGACACCTATTCAGAAACACAACGACCCCGACGTAATCGATGAACTCCGCAAGAAGATTTACCCCTTTGTTCTCCGGCGGTTAAAGAAGAACGTACTGACCGAATTGCCCGACAAAATCGAACAGGTGTTGTACATCGAAATGTCGGATGTGCAACGGAGATTCTACGAGCAGCGACGGCAGTTTTACAAGGAAAATATTGAGAAGCAGATTGCCGAAAAAGGGCTGGAGCAAAGCCAGTTTTTTGTGTTTCAGGCTTTTAATGAACTTCGCCAGATTGCCAGTATTCCCGAAGCCAAATCGGGCGGGAACATTGAATCCCCCAAAATAGAAATGCTGGTGGAGCAACTGACCGATGCCGCTGCCAACGGCCATAAAATGCTGGTCTTTGTGAACTACCTGGCCGCCCTCGAACGTATTGGTGAACAGCTGGACGCGCAGGGAATCGACTACGTGAGCATGAGCGGTTCCACCCGCGACCGGCAGCGACTGGTAGAGCGGTTCCAGACCGATTCGACCTGCAAAGTGTTTTTGATGACCCTCAAAACGGGCGGCACCGGTCTCAACCTCACGGCCGCCGATATGGTCTTTATTTTTGATCCCTGGTGGAATAAAGCCGCCGAAAATCAGGCGATCGACCGGAGCCACCGGATTGGGCAGAACCGAAAAGTGATGGCCTACAAGATGATTACGCAGGGCACCATCGAGGAGAAAATCATGGAATTGCAGCAGAAGAAAGCCGAACTGTTCAACGCCGTTATCAGTGCGGATGCGTCGGCATTGAAATCGTTTAGCGAATCCGACATCACATTCATGTTGGAGTAA